GAAGAATATTGATTACCTCCCTTGTTGGGTCTTGGAAGCTTGAAGGTGATTAAAAACTGGATATAAATGCTTTGACCTCGCCTCAACCATATGAGTTGCAATTACTTCAACCTCAGCCTCTCCACCACAACCATCAACAACATAAATCCTATCCCTAACAAATGATTGAAAAAATACCtggacataaaataaaaaaaacataatgGAGATTTCGGCAATTACACAAGGATGGAAGCGAGATTTGCTGGATACAGATCATGGTATCACACAATGATTAAAGTACCTCAGGTTTTGCCCATAGCGGATTCTGAGGTTTATGCATTTGAAGCTCTGCTTCAGATATGTAAATGTGATGTTTTTCCTCTGAACTTGTCTTTCCTTTAGTGATTGTGTCCCTAGTCTTGGAATAGAGACCATTTCCCTTTGTTATTCCTTCAGGAAATACTTTACTGCTATCAGAACTACCAAACTCACCATATATATCAGCATTATCATCTCGTTCTTTGCAATTTTGTTTCTGGAAAATATTCCACTTTTGGATTGCCTTTACCACTAATCTTGAATCCACTTCAGGACCTGCTCTGTAAGTTGAACCCACAGCAGGAATAGTTGGTATCAAATCTAGCCCAGAACACATACGCAATGCATATTGTGTCATACAGCCCGGAGAAGAAAAAACAAGCAGCCAATAATTTGCTTTTGGAAGGCCTAAATCAGCATATTGATTAGTACTTCTGCAGTTGCGAAAAGCTGAAGCTATGGACCCAGAAAAAGAACTCAACTGTCCAGTTGCAACAGCTGCAGCACCACTTACAGTATTTCTCCAACCAATACTTCCACTCCTTATTCGACCAACAACAGAAAGGGCCACTGGAGGGCCAGATTCAGAGATGCTCTGTTGATTAAGCACCTGAATTTTTGAATTCGAGGCGCAATGAACTGCAGGTTTTTCCATCACAACAGAGCCATTACTCATATTAGTAAGACATGCATCTGAAGATTGAAAATCAACCACTTCTCCTGAAGCAGAAATTGTAAATAAATGGCTAGTCCCTCTGGAAGAACTTATCATAATCCACTGGCTATCACTACTAAAACTTATGTCTTGTATGACCTGAGATGACCAAAAGGAAGATTTAGTTGACTACAGTCCTCATAAAACAGTAAATTTATACAGGGAGAGAATGCAGATGCACTACACCTACAGCATTAGTCAGACCACGCTGCAGTCTGTAAAGATGAACATAGGATGAACCAGGATCACTAGCCGAGGTATTTTCAGATAGTATAGGCATTATCCGGAATACATTGATATTATGACCCTGAACTGAAGCTGTCACCAGAAGAGTACTGCTAGGATCAAAGCATAGAGCTGAAATAGGACTCTTATGTGCCCTAAACTGCGCAATAAGAGCTTTGCTGACGATGTCTCTGACAATGACCTAAGATGCACAGAGTGTAATGACGTTAACATAGAGGTTCAATGTTGATCCAGGACAGTGTTTTGCATAAAGCACCAAATGTCAATCACCCCAACATGTAAAACCAATAAATGTACACATAGAATCACAAAGCAATAACCATAAAGTAAGAGTTCATTATGAAGATGAAAGGAACTTATTGCATAATCAGTAAAACAAAAGATCAGTCAAGAACTAATTTTTTATGTTAATCAAATCAAATGAGGAAGAGAGCGAAAACTATTCTGTGCACAACAAGGAGCAGAGATAGAAACCAGTGAGTGACATGGCACATGAAGACCTAATTTTAAATCACCATTCACAGTGAGATAACTGATGTCGATCAGAGTAATTTGTACCATTCCAACACTCTCTGCACCTGGGAAATGACCGTTATCAGTTCCTGGTATCTTCAGACGAGCATTCCGAGATTGAGAACTATTACCATCTGGTGACAGGTCAGAATAGTGCCTAGTGAGCTTCTTATACCCAATGATCCCTAGAGTCACAATACCACCAGCAAGTTGCTTGCTGGATTCCTTTGCATAATGAGCAAAAAGGCTCCCATTTGTAGCCGAACTGGGAAGACTAT
Above is a window of Nicotiana tabacum cultivar K326 chromosome 8, ASM71507v2, whole genome shotgun sequence DNA encoding:
- the LOC107793060 gene encoding autophagy-related protein 18f-like isoform X1 encodes the protein MGLKNSDCQIEGSKSGKSSNGFIPTSFRALSRIVSSGASTVASTVRSAASAIVDRDNDSTHDQVLWAGFDKLECEGGSTRQILLLGCQYGFQVWDVEDCDNVHNLVSRQDGPVSFMQTLPKPIASKKHEDRFSGSHPVLILCADVSLSGGSNIREGIGKLHDGTIQQYHDQASTGFLPTAVWFYSLTSHSYVHQLKFRSAVHLVRCSSRVIAILQAAQIHCFDAATLDKEYTVVTNPVIPGFSGFGSIGVGPLALGPRWMAYSGSPITISNSGHVSPQHVTPSDSLPSSATNGSLFAHYAKESSKQLAGGIVTLGIIGYKKLTRHYSDLSPDGNSSQSRNARLKIPGTDNGHFPGAESVGMVIVRDIVSKALIAQFRAHKSPISALCFDPSSTLLVTASVQGHNINVFRIMPILSENTSASDPGSSYVHLYRLQRGLTNAVIQDISFSSDSQWIMISSSRGTSHLFTISASGEVVDFQSSDACLTNMSNGSVVMEKPAVHCASNSKIQVLNQQSISESGPPVALSVVGRIRSGSIGWRNTVSGAAAVATGQLSSFSGSIASAFRNCRSTNQYADLGLPKANYWLLVFSSPGCMTQYALRMCSGLDLIPTIPAVGSTYRAGPEVDSRLVVKAIQKWNIFQKQNCKERDDNADIYGEFGSSDSSKVFPEGITKGNGLYSKTRDTITKGKTSSEEKHHIYISEAELQMHKPQNPLWAKPEVFFQSFVRDRIYVVDGCGGEAEVEVIATHMVEARSKHLYPVFNHLQASKTQQGRLHVHSDNGQKLSPRPEVSENSKLMLNSGCASIDGSSIELHHCRETACNSLRMTSHKSRDFINSRDSPEAATRLDFVNNTRSTVMQTNQSL
- the LOC107793060 gene encoding autophagy-related protein 18f-like (The RefSeq protein has 4 substitutions compared to this genomic sequence) codes for the protein MGLKNSDGQMEGSKSGKSSNGFIPTSFRALSRIVSSGASTVASTVRSAASAIVDRDNDSTHDQVLWAGFDKLECEGGSTRQILLLGCQYGFQVWDVEDCDNVHNLVSRQDGPVSFMQTLPKPIASKKHEDRFSGSHPVLILCADVSLSGGSNIREGIGKLHDGTIQQYHDQASTGFLPTAVWFYSLTSHSYVHQLKFRSAVHLVRCSSRVIAILQAAQIHCFDAATLDKEYTVVTNPVIPGFSGFGSIGVGPLALGPRWMAYSGSPITISNSGHVSPQHVTPSDSLPSSATNGSLFAHYAKESSKQLAGGIVTLGIIGYKKLTRHYSDLSPDGNSSQSRNAHLKIPGTDNGHFPGAESVGMVIVRDIVSKALIAQFRAHKSPISALCFDPSSTLLVTASVQGHNINVFRIMPILSENTSASDPGSSYVHLYRLQRGLTNAVIQDISFSSDSQWIMISSSRGTSHLFTISASGEVVDFQSSDACLTNMSNGSVVMEKPAVHCASNSKIQVLNQQSISESGPPVALSVVGRIRSGSIGWRNTVSGAAAVATGQLSSFSGSIASAFRNCRSTNQYADLGLPKANYWLLVFSSPGCMTQYALRMCSGLDLIPTIPAVGSTYRAGPEVDSRLVVKAIQKWNIFQKQNCKERDDNADIYGEFGSSDSSKVFPEGITKGNGLYSKTRDTITKGKTSSEEKHHIYISEAELQMHKPQNPLWAKPEVFFQSFVRDRIYVVDGCGGEAEVEVIATHMVEARSKHLYPVFNHLQASKTQQGRLHVHSDNGQKLSPRPEVSENSKLMLNSGCASIDGSSIELHHCRETACNSLRMTSHKSRDFINSRDSPEAATRLDFVNNTRSTMMQTNQSL